The following nucleotide sequence is from Quercus lobata isolate SW786 unplaced genomic scaffold, ValleyOak3.0 Primary Assembly Scq3eQI_53, whole genome shotgun sequence.
cAGAACTCgacgattaaaaaattattaaaaatatttttacaatatatgtttaatatattgctaagcatactttttcacattatataaacaaataccaaatttaagagtaatagtagataataactaaaacatgatgttcataaattaaatataatccACAAGATTAAAACTAAAACATTCAATGATGTTtggaaattagaatacaactcataagtttgaaactaaaacaaaataaaagataatcaacaagacaatcaaacacaaatatcaTCATCCTCAAGATCAATAGCTTCACTTCGAACTTCACTTTCACTAGTAGTAGCACTAGTGTTAACATTCCCAATAACTATGGCCTCCAAATCTGGCTCATCAAGTGTAAGAGCTACATTCTCAAGAATTCCAACTCCTCCATGCATGTCACTCTCATTCCAAGAGTCTCCTGCAATATCCCACATCTTTGTTGCGGTATGTATGTACTCTTCATTGCGCCTTGACAAGAGTCGAAGATTAGAATGCACATATACCAAATCCTCAGCGCGTGCAGGagccattttgtttcttttaaggaatgaatgaatttatatgTGCTCCAATTTCTCTCAGCACATGAGGATGAGCAAGGTTTTCCAAGAAGTTTAAGAGCAAGGGTTTGAAGAGTTGGAAATGCGGAGCCATGGTATTGCCACCAAACCAAAGGTAGTAAGGTCCACCTATCCGTCAAGGCACTTGGTGAAGGAAACCTCCCTCCTGAAAATTTAGTAAACTCAAACTTCACCACCGTTAAGTCATTCTCATCTTCAAAGTATCACTCCAAACACTTGCTTCTTTCCATAGAAATTTCATAATCCTGATGTGGAGGGATGCGTTTTGGATTCTCCGAAAGCCATTTAATGGAGTAATACctagttaaaaattaaaaaaaaaaatatagatgaaACGTGTGTTTTACTAAAAGGGTGAACTAAggaaaatagataataaatgtACTTACTGAAGATTTAAGGAATGAGCCAAGCAATGTAGTGGTGTACAATTTTTAGTCCATCGATCAATGAGTATATCATACACCACACCCCAAAATGAGCTATATTGATCATCTTCCAAGCCTTCATGCCGATATATCACTGCTTTCACCTTCTCTatcatggaatcccacatctcATACATAAGATGAAGACAAGGCTTATCTGCGTCGACTATTCGTAGCATATCATAAATGGGTGCTGTGAATTCAAGGATATAATCAATATTATCCCACCAAAGATCACTTAGAATCATATCTTTCACCTTTTGAGCTTTTCCAACATCATCCTCCCTATAAGAAGCCCATTGGTCACTAATAGCCATGGCTTGAAGGCatctttttatcaacttcaacATTTTCAACGTTACAACCACCGAAGCAAATCTAGTATCAGCAACTTGGAGCAATTTTAATGgacaaaattcattaaacattgCCAACCTCATAGAATGGTTTATGATAAAAACACGTATGAAGGATGCATCATCAGCAACACGTGTAATCCAACTACATTCCTCATATGTAACTTCATTCTTTTCAGTGTTTTTTGCTGCacaaatattcttcaaagcTAGATTGAGAGTGTGGACAACACAAggtgtccaaaatattttagaataCTTACCCTCAATAAGAGCTCCAGCAAACttcatcacattagcattatcaGTGATGACTTGGACAACTTTTTCATGTCCAATCTCTTTTATAGCATCCTTCAACACCCCAGCAATGTAATGCTTGTCTTTGAACTCACCTGACCCATCAATTGCCTTTATAAACACTGGACCCCCATCTGATACAgccataatattaataagaggCCTCCTTTGTGGATCTGACCATCCATCAGAAACTATACTTACACCATTTTCAAGCCAAGAGTCCTTAATTGGTTTCAAAAGTCTTTCAACATAAGCTCTTTCCTTTGGCAAAAGTGTTGTTCTCAAAGCATTGTATCCAGGAGGAAGATAACCCAGAATGCTATGAGTAGCAGCAAATGCATAGGAACTACGATAATGTGGGTTCCTTGCAAAGTTAAACGGAAGCCCACTGGTGTAAAACATCCTAGCAATTCTGCTATCCAAATCATGTCTAGCATTATTCTGAAATGCTTTCTCCAAAGTAGTATTCATAGTCACCTTCCTCCTCTTAGCATCAACCGGATTTGTACTATGACTACTATCACTCCCTTCCTGTCTCCGAAATGGGGAAATAGGTATCCCACAGCCTGGGGGAGGTGGGGGTAAGGGAATTTGACTTCTCTGTTCTTGCTCTAACTTATTAGTCTCAACTTGATCATGCATTCACTGCATTTCCAACCTATGGCTCTTTGACACATTACGGCATGCTCTAATACCTTTGCcagaaatttgtaataaatgagCCTTAACCCTAGAATAGGATCCCATAAAAACTATATCACAATAGTTGCACTTAAAATATGTGTTTCCACCAGATTTAACAGATGCATCAGCTGGTTTTTCTACTTTAGTCACATACTGCCAAAGAGGAGATTCAGCATTTGACACTTCTTGTGAACTTTCTGTGCTATTAACTTCGTCCATTGTAAATTCAATAGATTCAatttaacctacaaataataactattaactaaataaattaatgataaatcAAACCAAGTTCACAGTAACAAAACACAACAGCCAGGTTCAcagcaaaaaaacacaaaaccacaTAACCGAAAAAAACCCTTTAACTCCTACAaataacctacaaataataactattaactaaataaattaatgataaatcAAACCAAGTTCACAGCAAAAAAACACAGCAACCAGGTTCACAGCAAAAAAACATAGAACGCTTTAACTCCCACAaaccacaaatcacaaatcacaagtTAACAAAACCCTTTAACTCCCacaagaattgaaaaaacaagcaaaaaaacacAGCAAGCAATCAAGCACACAAATTTTTAGATTCACAAATTCATTTCTAAgcaatttgaaagagagaaatcgtaaagaacaaagaataaaaattcaagaaaagagcAAAGAGAGCACACTTGAAGGCTGAAGCAGTGCAGTGTGCACACAGCACTCACAGAGAGCTCAGAAcacagagaagagagatgagggaCGGAGCACACAGAGAAGGGAGATGACGAACGGAGTGAGAGAGGGTGTTTGGAAGTTTTGGACGAAGTGTGAGGGTCTGAGAGGGTCTAGGTATTTAGGTTAAGTCAAACGGTGTgttttgcaccttttttttttttttttttttttttgaatttcggccTGACGCGGCCATTGCGGCGGTTTCGGCCGATACAGGCCAATACGGACCGAGTCGGCCCGATTTGAGTAGCGTCGGCATCGATTTCAGTCACGTCGGCCCGAGTCGGGAATAGCCACGTGGCACGACGTAGCACGGACGCGCGGTCTGCGGCGTCCCTCCCGCGTCCCCATGTCCCGCCGCGTCGGACACGGGTGCACTGGGTCCGgagccgcgtccgtgcatccCAGCTTTTGATGGACTTTGTTCTCACCCTTTGCCAGATAATTGTTAAGCCCAAAAGAAATATGACAGGTATAACACCTACAGTGGCTTCAATGTAAATTACTGATTTTGTGCCGCCCTTGGAATACTTGAAAGGTAGTGGTTGTGGGGCAGGTGATTTGAGCGGGGAAGGGGAAGGAGGGTGTGGAACTTCAGGATTGGGAGCCGCGAGATTGGCATCGGAGTTATTCAATTTGAACAACTCGAGACCATTGAGGATAGCATCAGAACAACCAGAGCTTGAATTAGCTTTAGGACGAAGCTCTATAAAGAGAGGGCTCTTACCATTACTCTTTATTTGGTATCATCACAACATAGTCCCTATATACCGGAATGCCTTGCCCACCGCTCCAAGTGATAACATCAGCAGAAATCTCCTGTGTCTTATTTCTTATGGAAATTCGGAACCCATTGTTACTTCTCTGCTTTACCTCCGGTTGGATTTTGCAGAAGTGGAGTCTCACGAGGTATTTGAACCCCGAGTCCACTGGCAATCTCCAGGTAAGATTGTACCGTTTGTCGTCTTCGGATGTTCTTGTAGTTCGGGCGGTCTGATTATCTTGCTTTAATGCTGTGTAAGGAGGTATGCTTGTGTAGTTGATCTGAATTGCCCCATTACTAATAGAGTTTACATTTGAAGCAAGAAAGAAGTCGGTGTCATTAAGCCATTTCCGAAAAAGCTTGCCGGAGTCATTTATTGGTGAAATGGAGTGCCCACCTACGTTTAGTCGGTAAATCATCTCAAGAGCACTGTTGTTTTGGATATGGAACTGAGAGTTATGGCCGACAAGACGTACACCTTTATCCCCAAATTGACAGTTGTAAAGGCTGGTGGGCATCGAGACAATTTCAATCCCATttataaatgcatatgaagtATTTATAGATGGAGTGAAGGTTATGTTCAGTGTCTGATTCTGCAGCACATTCACGCAAAATTCTTTGACAAGGGATTTTGATCCTATACTGAAGTTGCTAAGGAGAGTGAAGGGACCAGTAGTGACAGTGAAAAAGGCCTTACACATATCAAAATTATCATGGTATGTAGAAGGGTTAAAGTACATTCTTATGAATTTTTGGCCAGGACTAACACGAAATGTGTAGGTGAATTGAGAATGAAAGATTCGAGCGGTTTTGTAAGGGTCATGATCAATGGATGAGCCATGGGGATTAGAGAGTATAGAGGTGTTATTAGATTGTTCTAAGGAAACAAATTTTTGAGTATATACCTTCATCTCCAGTCCAATCTCGGCCATCTGGGTCAGTCGAGATGCCGGAGGAGCCACAGTTAAGCATGATGTCATTGATGGAGGAGTATGTTGGGGAGGGCTTAGCAGTGACTGTAATTGTTAGGTAATTGAAGAAGAAGGACACTGAGAATAGGTAAACGTAAAATCTACAAGAGTAGCATGGTAGACTGACAAAACTTAGAAGTGTATGCGAAGCTGCGACTGCAAGCGATATAAAAGATGTACATCGGAGTAGAAGTGTACATAGCATTGCGCGGGGAAGCCCGCGTAGATGGTCAAGAGAACCGTGTGGTTTCTTTTTGGACATAAAGATGGCGACATTTATTCTTTGGAAATGGGAGATTGGTGACTCTTGGTCCCCTAAGAGAGCCAAAAGGTTGGACTACTCAGTTGATTAGTAAAAGTATTCGTCAAAAAGCACactatgtataatatttttaattattagtcaAAAGCACACTAAAACTAAAGTTACAAAGAGTGTGGAAAGTTGTTGGCATAgtaacaatttaaattttacgtGTTCGtctcaaataaatatttttttgagagagttttagCCTATGATGGGATTACTTGAAGATACAAATTCTTGGTGCACAGATAATGCTTGATGGGTAAAAATTTGTGCAACATCTGGGCCTGACGGATTCAGGATCATGGGCCGACATTAAGCTGAGGCCCACGGCTTAGTCCCACTTACAATGCTTGATATGCACGTTTAGAATCAGAAGGAATCCCATGAAATCAGGAGGCTCGCACTAGGGCAATTCTAGAAGATCCGATTTAATGAAGAGATTTGCTCTACAAGGAAATATTTGCCCATCACGTTAGGGATTTCATAGTCCTACAAAGAAAAGACTTCTAGTCCTAAGAGGAAAAGTCGACCTTTTTCTACTATAAAAGCTGGCATACtctcgcaaatcaaggtacacACAAAATACCCTCTCTAgtactctagagttgagaacaaCACTAACTTGAtcgtcggagggtatttggtcgacaccacaccggtgcccaCAACGAGAtcactttcttttctctttgcaGGTTGCTATTTGCGGCGAGCGTGGACTGTgcggctcactggtgattttacggcatcatcagttggcgccgtctgtgggaatcgCGAGAAAGATTATCGTCTCCCGGACgtaagagttgcatggtactcactcgtTCAATGGCCACCACCAGCAACGCCCAAGAAGACGAACCGCCAAGATCTACCGCACTGGAAAGGCAGGTCCAGACCCTCATGACGGCGGTCGAATGACTCACAAAGCAGAATCATGACTTGGAGGAACAGCTACGTCAAAGGGATGTAGGACCTGACCCTCAGGAACGAAACCAGGAAGGTGACAGTGCCGAGCGAAGGGAGCGGGAGAATCCAGAGGACAGCAGCATCCCAAGTCGACAGGAGCGGCAAAACGAAAGCCTTCCGTCTCTCACGGATCTTGCTCCCCCACCtatcatcgcggagatgcaggcaaTGAAGGAGCAGATGTAGGTCATGATGAACGCCCTCAAAGGGCGGGTATCCTCTGACCTCGATGATTTAGTGAACAGGACCGACTCACCATTCACTGCGTCCGTTAACTCATCCCCCTTACCACCAAAGTTCCGAATGCCTTAGATCGAAAGTTACGACGAGGCCAAGGACCCCCTTGACCatctagagaccttcaagaccctgatgcaccttcaaggggtaCCTGACCAGATCATGTGCAGGGCGTTCCCAACCACACTGAAGGGACCTGCGAGAGTCTGGTTCAGCAGACTGACACCAAACTCAATCAATACCTTCAAGGAGTTGAGCGCCCAGTTCACCTCCCACTTCATTGGCGGACATCGGTACAAAAGGTCCACCGCGTGCTTGATGAGCATAAAGCAGCGAGAAGACGAGACATTGCGAGCCTACATAACCCGTTTCAACAAAGAAGCCCTTTCGATCGATGAAGCGGATGATAAGATACTGGTAGCTGCGTTTACAAGCGGGCTGCGGAAAGGGAAGTTCTTGTTTTCCTTATACAAGAACGACCCGAAGACCATGGCGGACGTACTCTACAGGGCTACCAAGTATATGAATGCGGAAGATGCACTGTTGGCCCGTGAGGAGAAACCTAAGAAGAGGGGGAGACAAGAGGATTTGCGGCAAGATAGGGGGCGAAAGGTCGCTAGAGTCGGAGACCAGCGTGATGAAAGGCGTTTCAGACCCCCCACGGGAAGATTCACCAATTTCACACCATTAACCGCCCCAATCGACCAAGTactaatgcaaatcaaagatgaaggaGCGCTGACATTCCCAGGGAAATTGAAAGGGGATCCCAACAAGAGACCAAGGGACAAGTATTGTCGCTTTCACCGGGACCACGGGCACGACACCGCCAACTGCTATGACTtgaagcagcagattgaggcaCTGATCAGACAAGGAAAGTTGCAAAGGTTCGTCAGCAGGGAAAAGACCGATAAACCGGAAGAACAGACCCCACGACGGGAGAATGAGCGCCCCAGACAACCAATAGGGGACATTCGGATGATAATAAGGGGCACAGTTGCAGCCGGGTCTTCCAAAAAAGCCCGCAAAACCTACCTTAGGACGGTCCATAGCGTCCAACTCACAGGATCCATACCGAGGATGCCACGAATAGGCAATCCCGTCATACACTTTTCAGAGGATGATGCTCAGAGACTTCACCATCCCCATGACGATGCGCTTGTGGTCAGCCTGCAGATTGGAGATTATAATATGCATCGGGTGCTTGTCGACAACGGTAGCTCAGCGGACATCCTGTACTATCCagcattccagcagatgagaATTGACAGGGAATTATTGTCCCCAACGAACGCCCCACTCGTGGGATTCGGGGGCGCAATAACCCTAACAGTGATCGCAGGTAACTATCCTCAGCAAATCGCTAAGGAAATCACATTTCTCGTAGTCGACTGCTCATCTGCCTACAACGCCATCCTTGGCCGACCAACACTCAATTCCTGGAAGGCGGTAACATCCACTTACCACCTAATGGTTAAATTCCCGACGGAGTACGGAGTAGGAGAGCTGCGGGGAAATCAAGTTGCTGCCCGAGAGTGTTATATTGCCATGATAGAAATGGATGATCAACGGCAGACGATGTGTATCGGGAAACAAAAAGTAACGGCATAGCCAGTTGAAGAGCTAGAAGAAATTAGACTGGATGACGCACGGCCTGAACGGACAACCAAAATCGGCACGCTGGCCAGTTGGCCGGTGCGACAGACGATCGCGACTTTCCTAAAAAGTAACCAAGACGTGTTCGCTTGGAACCACGAAGACATGCCGGGTATCGACCCTTCAGTCATGGTCCACAGGTTGAATGTGTCACCTTCCTTTCCTCCAGTCAGGCAAAAGAAAAGAGCCTTCGCCCAGGAGCGGGATAAGGCCATAGCCGAGGAAGTTCAGAAGTTACTAGGAGCA
It contains:
- the LOC115972828 gene encoding uncharacterized protein LOC115972828 — its product is MHLQGVPDQIMCRAFPTTLKGPARVWFSRLTPNSINTFKELSAQFTSHFIGGHRYKRSTACLMSIKQREDETLRAYITRFNKEALSIDEADDKILVAAFTSGLRKGKFLFSLYKNDPKTMADVLYRATKYMNAEDALLAREEKPKKRGRQEDLRQDRGRKVARVGDQRDERRFRPPTGRFTNFTPLTAPIDQVLMQIKDEGALTFPGKLKGDPNKRPRDKYCRFHRDHGHDTANCYDLKQQIEALIRQGKLQRFVSREKTDKPEEQTPRRENERPRQPIGDIRMIIRGTVAAGSSKKARKTYLRTVHSVQLTGSIPRMPRIGNPVIHFSEDDAQRLHHPHDDALVVSLQIGDYNMHRVLVDNGSSADILYYPAFQQMRIDRELLSPTNAPLVGFGGAITLTVIAGNYPQQIAKEITFLVVDCSSAYNAILGRPTLNSWKAVTSTYHLMVKFPTEYGVGELRGNQVAARECYIAMIEMDDQRQTMCIGKQKVTA